One Microcebus murinus isolate Inina chromosome 9, M.murinus_Inina_mat1.0, whole genome shotgun sequence DNA window includes the following coding sequences:
- the SFRP4 gene encoding secreted frizzled-related protein 4, with amino-acid sequence MLLSVLVALCLWLRLALGVRGAPCEAVRIPMCRHMPWNITRMPNHLHHSTQENAILAIEQYEELVDVNCSAVLRFFLCAMYAPICTLEFLHDPIKPCKSVCQRARDDCEPLMKMYNHSWPESLACDDLPVYDRGVCISPEAIVTDLPEDVKWIDITPDMMVQERPLDVDCKRLSPDRCKCKKVKPTLATYLSKNYSYVIHAKIKAVQRSGCNEVTTVVDVKEIFKSSSPIPRTQVPLITNSSCQCPHILPHQDVLIMCYEWRSRMMLLENCIVEKWRDQLSKRSIQWEERLREQRRMTQDKKKTAGRTSRSNPPKPKGKPPAPKPASPKKNIKARSAQKRTNVKKA; translated from the exons ATGCTCCTCTCCGTCCTGGTGGCGCTGTGCCTGTGGCTGCGCCTGGCGCTGGGCGTGCGCGGCGCACCCTGCGAGGCGGTGCGCATCCCCATGTGCCGGCACATGCCCTGGAACATCACGCGGATGCCCAACCACCTGCACCACAGCACGCAGGAGAACGCCATCCTGGCCATCGAGCAGTACGAGGAGCTGGTGGACGTGAACTGCAGCGCCGTGCTGCGCTTCTTCCTCTGCGCCATGTACGCGCCCATCTGCACCCTGGAGTTCCTGCACGACCCCATCAAGCCCTGTAAGTCGGTGTGCCAGCGCGCGCGCGACGACTGCGAGCCGCTCATGAAGATGTACAACCACAGCTGGCCCGAGAGCCTGGCCTGCGACGACCTGCCCGTCTACGACCGTGGTGTGTGCATCTCGCCTGAAGCCATCGTCACTGATCTCCCGGAGG ATGTTAAGTGGATAGACATCACACCAGACATGATGGTACAGGAAAGGCCTCTTGACGTTGACTGTAAACGCCTAAGCCCCG ATCGCTGCAAGTGCAAAAAGGTGAAGCCAACTTTGGCAACATATCTGAGCAAAAACTACAGCTATG ttaTTCATGCCAAAATAAAAGCTGTTCAGAGGAGTGGCTGTAATGAAGTAACGACAGTGGTGGATGTAAAAGAGATCTTCAAGTCCTCGTCACCCATCCCTCGAACTCAAGTCCCACTCATTACGAATTCTTCTTGCCAGTGCCCACACATCCTGCCCCATCAAGATGTTCTCATCATGTGTTACGAGTGGCGTTCAAG GATGATGCTCCTTGAAAATTGCATAGTTGAAAAATGGAGAGATCAACTTAGTAAAAGATCCATA CAGTGGGAAGAGAGGCTTCGGGAACAGCGGAGAATGACTCAGGACAAGAAGAAGACAGCTGGGCGCACCAGTCGCAGTAATCCCCCGAAACCGAAAGGAAAGCCACCTGCTCCCAAACCAGCCAGCCCCAAGAAGAACATTAAAGCTAGGAGTGCCCAAAAgagaacaaatgtgaaaaaagcaTGA